The Deinococcus sp. Marseille-Q6407 DNA window ACCGCTGGTGACCACACTAGGTTTGCCTGACCCTGATGATGCCCATGTGCTGGCTGCTGCGATCAAAGCAGAGGCGGAATTCCTGGTGACTTTCAATCTCAGGGATTTCCCCAGAGAACTGCTGGCCCCACATGGGGTGGAAGCTCTTACGCCGGATGACCTGATGTGCCGTCTCTATCAGGCAAAGCCAGAGGCTACATTGGAAGTCCTAGAGGAGCTTCGTCGGAGCCTCCACAACCCGCCTTACACTCGCCCGGATTTCTACCGGCGCTTGGGTACTGTGGGTCTGGTGCAGTTCGCTGCTTTACTCACCTCGGAGCCAACCGGCTAGGCTCTGCTCCTAACCTTTGGGAATTGCACCATCGTCACTGTTCCTTCTAAAGGAAGCTGACGAGCAGAGAGGGAGCACGGTCTGTCTAGTTTGAGAGCCCTCAAAGGGTAGTAGGAGACTGAAAGAAAGAAATAAAGAAATCTTTCTAGATCCGAAGATGTTGTCTGAGACTTCTGTTTTCAGTCTCTTCCTTGGGAAACTTACTCCGCCGTGCCTTCTCCTGACGCTCCTGGGGCAAGCGCTCTGCACGTAGCTCAACCACTAGAGTCGACGAATCTAGACCGGGGGTAAACGGCGACCTGAGCGCACGCTTCCGCCATTTGTGAACGATCCCGGTGACGGCAGGCTGCTCCTAGTCTGCCAGGGGCTGTGTTCATTGAGTGATGTCCTTACTCTGAAGTCGTGCTGACTTTATCGTCACGCCCTCATCCTAGAGGCGAGCCAGATCAGCTTCCGCTCAGGCAGCGCCTATCCGCTAACCTGAAGCGGTGCCAGAGTTTTCTTTTACAGGCCTGGGTGGAACCGATGAGGTGGGAGCCAGCTCCTACCTCTACCGCTTCAGCGAAGGGCGACTGCTGATCGATGCTGGCCTGCGCCCCGGGCAGATGGGGGAGGCGGCCCTCCCCCGCCTGGACCTGCTCACAGAGAGTCCCCCCGCTGCCATCATCCTGACCCATGCCCACCTCGACCATGTGGCGGCCCTGCCGGTCGTCATCCGGCGCTTTCCGAAACTCAAGATCTACTGCACACCGGCTACCGCCAAGCTGGCCAGCCTCACCCTGATGGACACCCTCAAAGTGACCGAGTCGCAGGGGCAGCCCCTCTTTGGCCTGCGCGACCTCCAGCGCACCCTGAAAGCTATCCAGCCCTTGCCGTACTTCCAGCGGGTGAATGACCACGGCTTCGCTTTCACTTTCTTCCCTAGCGGCCACCTGCTAGGGGCCGCGAGCGTGCTGCTGGAGTCCAGCGCTGGAACCGTCTTTCACACCGGAGATGTGAGCAATGTGGCCACTCCAGTGGTAGATGCTGCTTGGATGCCGGAAGCGGTGACCCCAGTGGATGCCGTTGTCAGCGAAGCCACCTACGGGGATACCCTGCTCCCTTCCCGGAAAGAACAGGTCCGGACCTTTGTCGAGGCAATAGGGGAAACGCTCAGAGGCGGGGGCAAGGTTCTGATTCCTTCCTTCGCCCTAGGCCGCGCTCAGGAGATCAACCAAATCCTGCAGACTGCGATGGCCGGGGGTCTGTTGCCTACCGCTCCCATTCATCTGGACGGGCTGACGCGGGGGGTCACCGAGGCCTACGAGGAGATGCTGCCCCTGCTGCCCGAAGCCCTGCAGAACCGCGCCAGGGTCTCGAAGCTCTCCCCCTTTTTCGCGGGGACCGTGCAGACCGTCAAGGACAATAAAGAGCGTGAGCGCGTCCTGAACAGCGACAGGCCGGCTGTGGTCATCGCCTCCAGCGGGATGCTGCACGCCGGGGTCAGTCCCCTTTATGCCCGTGCCTGGTTACCGGACCCGACCAATGCCCTGTTCGTGGTGGGTTATCAGGATGCCGAGTCTCCTGGTCGCCGCCTGCTGGAGTTACAGCAAGGCGGGGAGGTGATGTTGCCGGACCCGCAGGGCGAGGGCTTCTCCCCAGTGACGGCCTATAGCCGGGTCGAACGTTTCTACCTGTCCGCACATGCGGATAGAGGAGGGCTGCTGGGCCTAATCAACCGCTACGACCCTGGCCGGGTGCTGCTGACTCACGGGGAGGCAGCTCCCCGGCACAGCCTGAAAAGCTTTCTGGACACCAAGCGTGATGTGGGGCTGCCGTCCGCAGGGGAGGAGGTGCCGCTCAAGGACACGGGCCGCAGGCGTGGGGCTTTTTTCAAGGTGTCGGAGAAGAAGCTGGCCGCGACCAAAGAGCGGCACCGCCGGATGGAAGTCCAGCTGGACTACGACCCCGAGCATCACGTCCTGGTGGTAAACCTGCCGCAGGAGCTGGAAGGTGACCTATTCAGCTCCGGGAACTACACCCTGGAAGTGGTGCGCGGCAAGCTGACCCGGGTGAAGCTCACCGAGCGCGAGGGGACGGGCCATTTAGGCGGACCCACGGAAGTGGCAGAGGAGGGGTCCCCATGACTCCTGTGCCGGCTTCGGGCTTTCTGCCCAGGCAGGGAATCAAAGGTGGCGAACCCCACCGGGCTGACGTGATCCTGGTCGGGTGGCCACAGGAGACTGCCTACGGGTCCTATCAGGTTGCAGGTCATCAGGTGCGCTGCTATGGGGAGATTGAAGGGCAGCGGGTCAGACTCGTTACCTGGCCCCGGACAGACGCAGAGGGCACTGTGAAGCTGCCATTGCCTCTGGGAGCCATTCGCTCTCCCAAGGACGGTGAGCCTAATGGGGCCACCTTCTGGGTCGTGGGGCGACTGATGCGGGTAGACCCTGTGACCCAGCTGCTGACGGTCCGAATTTATCCGGGCCGGGCGAAGATTCCGCCGTTCAACATCCGTATCAAAACCACGCCCAGAATCCTGCAGACCGTTGACCCGTCGTGGACGGCGGTGGATGTCCGGGGTGGCCTGATCGGTGACCATCTGGTGGCCGACCAGATTCGCCCCGTCTATGCCCCGCTGTCTCCGAAGCAGACTAAAGGGCTGGCCGAAGAACGCACAAAATCCAGAAAGCAGGTGGCTCGTCAGCGTAGACGTGAAGCGCGCCTGGCCCATGAGCTTGACCAAACCACGCTCAAAGAGTTCTACCTGAGCCTCCTGGCTGCAGAGGCAGAACGCATAGCTTCTGAACACCACAATGATCAAAGAGAGGAGGCTGACTCCGTGAAGGTTCAGCAGATCAAGGAAAGGAGGAGGGTGCCTGCCAAGAAAGAACGTCCTGAACGGCGAAATGATGCCTGAACAAGGTAAAGTTCTGACAGTGCACCCAAACCCCAAGTACCCTAGGAATTGGGACGTAGCACCGATGCACCCAAACCCCAAGTACTCTAGGAATCGGGACGTAGCACCGATGCACCCAAACCCCAGGTATGATGTTGAGTTAAGGAGAACAGCTGACCAAGAATTTCTGAACCGTCAAAAATGAAAGCTCCATGGTTGCCGCCACAGAGCTTAATGAACTAGTTGGTTTTATCCAGACACTCAACGCCAAGAGTGACTGGATGTTACCGCAGACCTCCCTTTGTTTCAACAAGCAGAAGTCACTTTCTGCTGTTGTAGCGCCTTGAGAGCGAGACATCTGACAATGAAAACTGAATTTTTGGAGCTTGGTAGTTTCCAGATTGCCCCATCATTTGGAGTCGACAAATGACGGCTGCCTTCGTATATGGAGAGCAGTTCTACAGCGAACTCAACACCATGCCAGGCCACTTGGAGGCTGATCTTCCCCCATCCATTGGCGATGTGCGGCGCAGAAATGAAGAAGCCCGTCGTCAACAACTGGCCGAGCAGCGCCGCCTGCTGGAAGCGGGGGCAACAGCTGAAGAGATTGCTGCCGCAGGTCACGCCAGCCCTGCCAAAGCCGAGAAGTCGCAGTCCAAAGCCCAAATTCGCAAAGCTGCCTTAAAAGAGCTGGGCCTATACCGCAAGTCGGTCAAAGAGCGCCCTGTAGCGATTGGCTATACCCCGACGCGCACCTTTAAACCAGTGAAGTTTCCGTATCAGGAAGGTCAGAAGCTTGGCCAGTTGGTGCGAAGCGTGAGTGACAAGTGGCGCAGAACGCTGACCAGCATCAGCAGCGCCAGTGTGGCGGGGAAAAAGCGGCTGGGCAGTCAGGGCCGCAACCTGATGACCGTTATTGAGGCTCTGCGGAAGCACTGCTGGTTACAGGCTGATAAGGAAAGCCGTCCCGTGGAAGTGCGGGAGCAGGTCTTTATCCAGGTAGACGGCGAGCGGTACAGCTTCGCAGAGGAAGAGTGTGGAATGTCGGCCAGTACCTTCCACCGTGCTTTACAGCACCCCCTGGCCCATCTCTTCCTTCGCACCCAGAAGGTGCAGGTGGTAGACGAGGAGAGCGGTAAGGCGCAACGTAATGTGGGCCTTATTGTCAGCGTGGCACTGTATGAGCCAGAGTTGCCTGCTGACCTAGAAGAGGCGTGTCAGGAGGGCAAGGTAGATGAGGGTGGAGTTTTTATCGTCCAGGACTTTAACTGTCAACTTGAGCCTTGTAAAGATAGCCCCTTAAATTCAATAAACAAAGCGACCTGTGGAAAACCTGAGGGGCAAGCTTTGGAAGGGCTATCTGCCGCGTTAGCGGCCCCAGGAGGCTGGAGTGATACACAGAGAGTCAGAAGATGGCTCAATGCTGCTAGCTTGGCTTCTAAGGTAGGGGAGAGCCAATCTGCTCGCACGCTTGATTCATTCGATAGAGAAAGGTTCCGCGGCGCGGCGGCGGCGGCGTGGGAGCACAACACGGTGGAATGGGAAACTGCGTGCCAGTTGGCCATTGAATTTGACCGTGAGGAAGCCCGTGAAGTAGCCGCTATGGGCTACTTCAAAGCCCTGATTCATCTAGGCATGGACACTGTGAGGGAAACGGTGCAGCGGACCCAGCGCTGGATAAACCAGCAGGAGCGAAAGGGCAAAGTCATTGAGACCCCAGGCGGCTTGCTGATGTCCCGCCTCAACAAGAAAGCGCGGGCGGCCACGGGATACAACGTGCGTGACCTGGGGATGGAGGTGGGCAACTTCACCAACTGAAAAATGCACTGACATCTATAAATGGGAAAACCGGATCAATCAAGTGATTGACCCGGCCCGGCGAGTGGGAATGACTCCTACCTGCCTACACTGTGGTTGTAGATGGCGTCCTGGTTGCCAGTGCTATCGCTCACCAGACCGCACAAAAATACCAATGTTTTGTCTTCCTCAGTTGCCTGAGTGCTGTGCCACAGGGTGGCGAGTTCACTCGTATGGAAGCCACGCTTGCTCAGAGCGGGTGCTGCTGTGAATTTTGGTCAGGTCATGCCTGGCCAACCAGTACAGGGGAGGCGGGTGACTGAGCAAGTCCGCCGCACATCGCGCATCCGTAACTGAGCACGGATGAGTACTCCGAATAGAGCCTTACCGAACGGGTAGTCGTGCGGTGGAGTGAACACCGCGGCGGAAGTCTCCAGTCAGAATTTTCTGTGGAGATGTGTGCTTGTTTAACGTCAAGCGGGACGTACAACACTTATGAACGGCGTCACCCGTTCCATGACAAACTCGCGCCAGGGGCCAACCTGATGCTTATTTGTGAACCAGTCATTGCTGACCAAAATCTTCGCAGAAACATATTCACGCAGACAGCCGATTGAGTCGACTCCCCACTCTCGGTGGCCGCTTTCAGCCCGGAATGACCTGCTCCATCCCAGTACGCCGCACTCACAGGTGGTTTCCTGCTCGGACGGTTTTAACTTACTAGCATTTAAGGTCACGGGAGCTACTGCTTGATTCCCCGCTGCCCACCTCTCCCACACCTTACCTGCCAATCGATGATGTCTGCTGATACAGACACGGCAAGGCGCTTCCCAACTTAGTCGGTTCTTCTGCATTTCAGCAGCCCGCTTGGTGTTTCCATGCGCTTCGCTATACAGTCCGGTGCACTGGACGGCACCTTTCCCAGGGCAGATGTTCCATAGCTCCCCGGTACCCTGCTGCATGTACTCCATTGACTCATCTCTGAGCTTCCGCGCTTTTAGGTGCGGCTCCAACCACTGACTTTCTGGCACACCATGTGCCAACACCTCAAACGGTCCATCGTTGTGGACCGCGTTACAGGCTTGAGCTATCCACCGACCCACCCAGCTTGCGCCGAGTGGTGCCACCAATGGTCTCATGCGGGAGTCATCACCTCTCGTCATAATCCACCAGCCATCAACCGTTACCGGCTGAAGTGAGCCTACCTGTGCGGGGGTTTGTCGTGCCGTTGCCAGCACGCCTCCCATATTTCCAAACCGACAGGGCATGCTCAGTTACCTGAGGGCCCGTTTCGTTGTCGCCCAACATCTCAGAAGGGGATTGGGTCAAAGAGGGGAGTCTCACCCCTCCGTGCCCGTTGCAGCCGCGCCAGCTAGGTTTCCCACGCACGCAGCTACGCCGAGTCCGGGCGATGGCTAGTCGCCCAGTGAATTTTCTCTGCGAAGAGGAGTTCACGGGGATATTAGGCCTCAGTGTGAGTGAAGAAGAGGAAGGCGAGGTTACATTTTCTGTCTCGTATAGCAACATCCGTATATTGAATATAGTAAATTGAAAAAACAGAAGTTTTCGCAATCACAACTTTTCGACTATCCTCACTTCATGCCTCAGCTCCCAGCAGTACTGGCACATAGCACTGTGACGCCCGCCCTCCAGCAGATCGCCAGGACGGTGAAAACATCCCCTCTCGCGGCCACAATCGTTTTGCCTAGAGAAACGGCTGAGAAAAGGATCCAAATTCTTCGAGAACGCTATCCAAGCGTAGTGGCTGATCACCTCACCCGAAGCGCCTTACGGAAGGTGGGTCTTCCAGCAGTTACGATGATCATCATGCCCCCGGATAAGGACAGGGTCACTGTCTTTCTATTGAGCAACATAGCTCCCGATGACCGTGAAAACTGGCAGCAGGTGCTGGATGAGTATGAGCCATTAACTTGGCGCAATTATTCTCTGACAACTCAGGCTGTGATGCTTGCAGAAAGCCACAAATATAAGAAGCCGAAAACCATCCCGGTGAAAGCCAGAGAACGCATCACCTGGAGGCTGAGCCGCAACGCCCGTATGACCTACGAGAAGAATGTTAAGCGCCTGATCCATGGTCGTTACCCGCGTCAGAAGACGCCTCAAAATGAGGCCAAACTGCCGGCACCTGGAACGACCCGTTCTCCTACAGGAGTTCGTAAGCAGCTGGAAGGTCTGAGCCAGCACTTGACCCACTATCCTGGGCTGAGTGGAATCAGAACGGATATCTGGCTGCTCTACATGTACGCCGCTAGAATGTGGGAGAAGCAATATCCTAAAGAAGCAGCGTTGGTATGGCCGAAGCCGCCTTACAGCAGATTGTTGCCTGTCAAAATGGCCCCACTCGAAACCTTATGGATAGACCGGAGTACACCGGAAGAGGAGTAGAAAGTATGCCTGAATCCACCTCTAAATTTAGTCTCGACGGCCGTCTAATTTTTGAACTAACTCCACAGGGCAGCAAGTTCCCTCATCAGGTGGAAGCGGCTTCCGAGAAGGAGCTGGTGGTCGCCCTGGCAGAGATTATGAAGCTCCCTCCCAAAACGGCCAAGGCTGTTGCGCATCTTCTCTTCGAAGGAGCGAGTGTGGAGATGCCTGATTGGTCAGCACGTCTGATAGGTCGGCTGACATTCCAGCCAATCACACAGCCGCGTTTGGAAAGGAAAAAACGCACCAAAGGTGTGAAGTCCGGACGACAGGCTGATCAAACCGTCAAGCAGGTGGGCGAAGCAGATCTGACGCCGGTTCAGCTAGCTCCTGAGCCAACCCAAAGCCGAAGCGAGCAAAATAGAGAGTTTGAGAGTGGGGAGGGGGCGGAGCAACCCACCTCGGCCAGCATTCTCCAGGAATAATTCTGGTGTGGATGGCCACCAGACTTGCCATAGGTGATCTGCCCGAAGCGGGCCGCAGGTGCAGTGGCGGCGCTTAAGAGGCTGACGATGGGCGATATGGTGGAACAGGAGTTGCTGAAGTACATCCAGGCCGAAGTAGAGGACTAAGAAGACCTACTCCCTCTCACATTGAATCCGGTTGCATAGTCTGACAATGATTCAGAAGGACGGGCGCGGATGTCTCAAACACATCTTTTTCAGCAGCAGTTCGAAACCTATAGCACAGAGGTCTTCGGTGCATCTCCGCAGGAACTACGCCGTTCCCTCGAGAAGGCCGACAACAAAGCCATTGCAGTGTTGGTGAAGACCAGCACCGCCGATTGGGCCGACCAGTTCTCAGCCCTGACGGGTCTAACGAAGAAAGAGGTCTACCCGATTCTCGGTATCTCACAAGCTACGGTCAGCCGTAGCAGAGGCAGCAACGCTAAGCCCTCTCTTGAATTGGTCGATAGGGCTTTTCAAGGCATTGAACTCTTTGCACGTACGGCTGCACTGCTGGATAGAGAACAAGTTGGTGCCTGGCTGAGCAGTCCCAAACAGCACCTCGACGGCCAAGCTCCCTACCAGCTTCTGCAGACTGCTACTGGCCGCGAACGTCTGAAACGATATCTGGAATCCCTCGAAGCCGTGACCTACGGATGAAAGTCTGGCGATGGGTTTGGAACTGTCCCAACGCTGCTGCTACGTCGATACCCAACCACGGGGAAGGAGCATGTCTGAAAAGCGGGGCGTCCTGTGTGCTGTCAGGCAGAGCCTAATGATTGAACGCAAGTAGCCCCGCCTTAAAATCCGCTCCTGAGGGATTTTTTCTCTATGAGGTCCGCTGAAGATGTTGGGACTGAGGGAGGTCGGATCTCACTCAGTCCCTGATCTGGAATTTTCAGACACACTTTAACTTCTACCGTGAAGGTCAGCAAGGCGTTGCACCCTGGACGAAGACCTGCACCGCTTCGGGATGATGGTCAGAGGCTATAGGCGCAAAATGCGCTACATAGCCTGAAAAGTGGCGCTAGCATAAGTAAATTCCATGCCTTAGCCCACTGCGAGGTGGGCCAAATGTCAGACCCGGTGCAGTCGTCAAGGGGAGAGTATCCGTGAAAGAAGCCGAGCTAGAGCAGTCCTTTATCGACAAGTTGCAGGAGCTGAAGTACGTTTATCGCTCTGATATCCGTAGCCGCGCTGCGCTGGAAGCGAACTTCCGAGAGAAGTTCGAAAAACTCAACAGCGTCAAGCTGACGGACAGCGAGTTCGCGCGGCTGCTGGAGGACATCACCACGTCTGATACCTTTCAGGCGTCCAAAACCCTGCGGGCCAAGCACACCATGCTCCGGGATGACGGTACCCCGCTGGACTACACCCTGATCAACATCAAAGACTGGTGCAAGAACACCTTTGAGGTGGTCAGTCAACTCAAAATGAATACCCACAGCAGCCATCACCGCTACGACGTGGTGCTGCTGATGAACGGCGTACCCGTCGCCCAGGTGGAGTTGAAGAAGAAGGATGTGACCCCACAGGTTGCCATGCGGCAGATCGTGGACTACAAGAACGACCCAGGCAATGGCTACGGAAACTCGCTGATGACGTTCATCCAGCTGTTCGTGGTCAGCAACGGGGGCAGCACCCACTACTTTGCCAACAACCGTCAGGAGCACTTCAGCTTCAATGCGGATGAGCGCTACCTTCCGCTTTACCAATTTGCTGATCAGCAGAACAAGAAGATCACGGATCTGAATAGGTTTGCGGACGCCTTCCTGGCCAAATGCACGTTGGGGGAGATGATTGGACGCTACATGGTGCTGCTCGAAACCGAGAAGCGTCTGATGATGATGCGGCCCTACCAGATTTACGCGGTCAAGGCCATCGTGGGCAGCATCGCCCAGAACACCGGGAACGGGTACATCTGGCACACCACCGGCAGCGGGAAGACGCTGACTTCCTTCAAAGCGTCCACCCTGCTGAAAGACAACGATGCTATCGACAAGTGCATCTTTGTGGTGGACCGCAAGGACCTGGACCGTCAGACCCGTGAAGAGTTCAATCGCTTCCAGGCTGGAAGCGTGGAAGAGAACGCCAACACTGGCAAGCTGGTCAAGCGACTGTTGTCCACCGACCAGGCGGACAAGGTCATTGTGACGACCATCCAGAAGCTGGGACTGGCGCTGAGCGGGGGCAGTAAGGGTGAGTACGCGGGGCAGCTTGAACCGCTAAGGGACAAGCGCATCGTCTTCATCTTCGACGAGTGCCACCGTTCGCAGTTCGGAGAGAACCACAAGGCCATCAAGAACTATTTCCCCAACTCGCAGCTGTTCGGCTTCACTGGCACGCCTATCTTCGACGAGAACGCCCGCTACGTACAGGTAAAGGGCAAAGAAGCGACCTACCAGACCACCGAGGACATCTTTCAGCGCGAGTTGCATGCCTACACCATCAACCACGCCATCGACGACGGCAATGTGCTGAAGTTCCATGTGGACTACTACAAGCCGGAGTCCGTGGAAGGGGTTGCGGCTGCGAGCCGCAACGAACCCCCACCCAAGCGGGCGGTCATCACTGAAATCCTGAAAAAGCACGACGCGGCCACGGCTGGGCGCAAGTTCAATGCGATTCTGGCCACCGCTTCGATTGACGATGCCATCGAGTACTACAACCTGTTCGGGCAGGTGCAGGCCGAACGTCAGGCCGAAGACCCGGCCTTCAAGCCTCTGAACATCGCGGCGGTGTTTTCACCGCCAGCTTACGTCAGCGCCGAATCCAAGCAGATTCAAGAAGACCTGCCGCAGGAGAGCGCTGACAACCAGGAGAACCCCGAAGCCAAGAAACAGGCCCTGGAGCGCATCATCAGCGACTACAACGCGCAGTACGGGACCAACCACAAAATCAGCGAGTTCGATGCCTACTACCAGGATGTCCAGAAGCGCATCAAGGACCAGCAGTGGCCCAACAAGGACTACCCCCACGAGCAGAAGATCGACATCGTCATCGTGGTGGACATGCTGCTGACGGGGTTCGATTCCAAGTACCTCAATACCCTGTACCTGGACAAGAAGCTGCAACATCATGGCCTGATTCAGGCCATGTCCCGGACCAACCGCATCCTGAACGCCACCAAGCCTTATGGGAACATCCTGGACTTCCGGGGCCAGCAGGAAGCGGTGGACAAGGCCATCACCCTGTTTTCCAGTGGTGATGGGGAGAGCAGCCGTGAAATCTGGCTGGTGGAGGAAGCTCCCAAGGTCATCGAAAAGCTGGAAAAAGCAGTGCAGAAGGTGACGACCTTCATGTCGCTCTATGATCTGGAACCTACCGCCGATCAGGTTCATAACCTGCCCGGCGACAGCGCCAAAATCCAGTTCATCAAGCTGTTCAAGGATGTGCAGCGCTATTCGACCCAGCTGGAGCAGTACACCGACCTGACCGAAGAGCAACAGGAAAAAATCACCACCATCCTGCCCCCAGATGAACTGCAGGCGTTCCGAGGCGCTTATCTGGAAACAGCCCAGACCCTGAAGCAGAGCAAGGACAAGCCCAAAGAAGACGAGGAAGAGCTGGAGAACCTTGACTTCGAACTGGTGCTGTTCGCTTCAGCCATCATCGATTACGACTACATCATGACCCTGCTGGCGCAGTCGAGTGCCCAGGAAACCCCTGAGCAGCAGCGCACCACCCGTGAGAAGCTGCTGGCCCTGATCGGGTCCGATGCCAAGTTCATGGATGAGCGCGAAGAATTTGCGGAGTACATCTTGAACCTGCCGACTGGCGTGGCCCTGACTGAAGCCGAGCTGTGGGCGGGCTACGAGCGCTTCAAAGAAGCGCGGAATGCAGAAGAAGTGCAGGGCATTGCCCAGGCCCACGGGATAGACCCGCAGGCCCTGGAGGCTTTCGTGACCACCACCCTGCAGCGCCTGATCTTCGACAGTGAGACCCTGAACGAACTGCTGGCCCCCCTGAACCTGGGCTGGAAGGAACGCAAGCGCAGACGGGAAGAACTGATGGGCGACCTGACCCTGGTGCTGCGCCGCAGAGCTGAAGGTCGGGACATCGCAGGACTGGGAGCCTATGAGTAAGACGGCCTTCAACTCAGCATTCCTGAACAGCCTGGCCCCAACGACTAAACTGGGCGGCATGACCAAGCACGACATCTGGGCTTACAGCGAAGCGCAAAGCCACTGGGAGGAAATTATGCAGCTGGCCGCGAACGGCGAACCGCAGCGCATCAGCCGCCCGGATGGGGTGACATTGGTGATTCAGATGCAGCCGGCCCAGGCAGAGCCCTTCGTTCCTGTGCTAGCGGCGTTTGCGGGCTTGCCCCAGGACGCGGAACTGGTGACCGAACGGCCACAGGATCAGTCAAGGGATATAGAGCTTTGAAGTTCCTGCTGGATACCAATGTCATCAGTGAAATGACCAAGCCGGAACTCAGTCAAGCGGTCACCACTTGGCTGGGACAGACGCCCATCACCGAGGTGGCCCTGAGTGTCATCACGCTGGGGGAAATCCAGCGGGGCATCCTGGCTACGCCCAGCGAAAAGAAACGGGCGGCGCTACAACAGTGGTATGACCAGAGCTTCTTGCTGATGTTCAGTGGGGGCATCCTGAACATCACCCCAGCGGTGGTGGAGGAATGGGCCGAGCGGTATCAGGCGGCCCGCGCACGAGGCAAAACGCCTGCCAGCATGGACTCCCTGATTGCTGCGACGGCTGCCGCGCATGGCCTGACCGTGGTAACACGCAACGAGAGTGACTTTGAGCCACTGGACGTACCCCTCCTGAACATCTGGACCACGGAAGAAGAAAGAGAGTAAGTCAGAGATGACCACTGAGAAGCAAG harbors:
- a CDS encoding PIN domain-containing protein is translated as MIGSVSLLDANVLYPSLIRNLLMHCATSDLIAARWTNTIHEEWIRNLLTDRPDLSLERLQRTRQFMEKAVPDAEVTGYEPLVTTLGLPDPDDAHVLAAAIKAEAEFLVTFNLRDFPRELLAPHGVEALTPDDLMCRLYQAKPEATLEVLEELRRSLHNPPYTRPDFYRRLGTVGLVQFAALLTSEPTG
- a CDS encoding MBL fold metallo-hydrolase is translated as MPEFSFTGLGGTDEVGASSYLYRFSEGRLLIDAGLRPGQMGEAALPRLDLLTESPPAAIILTHAHLDHVAALPVVIRRFPKLKIYCTPATAKLASLTLMDTLKVTESQGQPLFGLRDLQRTLKAIQPLPYFQRVNDHGFAFTFFPSGHLLGAASVLLESSAGTVFHTGDVSNVATPVVDAAWMPEAVTPVDAVVSEATYGDTLLPSRKEQVRTFVEAIGETLRGGGKVLIPSFALGRAQEINQILQTAMAGGLLPTAPIHLDGLTRGVTEAYEEMLPLLPEALQNRARVSKLSPFFAGTVQTVKDNKERERVLNSDRPAVVIASSGMLHAGVSPLYARAWLPDPTNALFVVGYQDAESPGRRLLELQQGGEVMLPDPQGEGFSPVTAYSRVERFYLSAHADRGGLLGLINRYDPGRVLLTHGEAAPRHSLKSFLDTKRDVGLPSAGEEVPLKDTGRRRGAFFKVSEKKLAATKERHRRMEVQLDYDPEHHVLVVNLPQELEGDLFSSGNYTLEVVRGKLTRVKLTEREGTGHLGGPTEVAEEGSP
- a CDS encoding MbcA/ParS/Xre antitoxin family protein; protein product: MSQTHLFQQQFETYSTEVFGASPQELRRSLEKADNKAIAVLVKTSTADWADQFSALTGLTKKEVYPILGISQATVSRSRGSNAKPSLELVDRAFQGIELFARTAALLDREQVGAWLSSPKQHLDGQAPYQLLQTATGRERLKRYLESLEAVTYG
- a CDS encoding type I restriction endonuclease subunit R, producing the protein MKEAELEQSFIDKLQELKYVYRSDIRSRAALEANFREKFEKLNSVKLTDSEFARLLEDITTSDTFQASKTLRAKHTMLRDDGTPLDYTLINIKDWCKNTFEVVSQLKMNTHSSHHRYDVVLLMNGVPVAQVELKKKDVTPQVAMRQIVDYKNDPGNGYGNSLMTFIQLFVVSNGGSTHYFANNRQEHFSFNADERYLPLYQFADQQNKKITDLNRFADAFLAKCTLGEMIGRYMVLLETEKRLMMMRPYQIYAVKAIVGSIAQNTGNGYIWHTTGSGKTLTSFKASTLLKDNDAIDKCIFVVDRKDLDRQTREEFNRFQAGSVEENANTGKLVKRLLSTDQADKVIVTTIQKLGLALSGGSKGEYAGQLEPLRDKRIVFIFDECHRSQFGENHKAIKNYFPNSQLFGFTGTPIFDENARYVQVKGKEATYQTTEDIFQRELHAYTINHAIDDGNVLKFHVDYYKPESVEGVAAASRNEPPPKRAVITEILKKHDAATAGRKFNAILATASIDDAIEYYNLFGQVQAERQAEDPAFKPLNIAAVFSPPAYVSAESKQIQEDLPQESADNQENPEAKKQALERIISDYNAQYGTNHKISEFDAYYQDVQKRIKDQQWPNKDYPHEQKIDIVIVVDMLLTGFDSKYLNTLYLDKKLQHHGLIQAMSRTNRILNATKPYGNILDFRGQQEAVDKAITLFSSGDGESSREIWLVEEAPKVIEKLEKAVQKVTTFMSLYDLEPTADQVHNLPGDSAKIQFIKLFKDVQRYSTQLEQYTDLTEEQQEKITTILPPDELQAFRGAYLETAQTLKQSKDKPKEDEEELENLDFELVLFASAIIDYDYIMTLLAQSSAQETPEQQRTTREKLLALIGSDAKFMDEREEFAEYILNLPTGVALTEAELWAGYERFKEARNAEEVQGIAQAHGIDPQALEAFVTTTLQRLIFDSETLNELLAPLNLGWKERKRRREELMGDLTLVLRRRAEGRDIAGLGAYE
- a CDS encoding type II toxin-antitoxin system VapC family toxin — protein: MKFLLDTNVISEMTKPELSQAVTTWLGQTPITEVALSVITLGEIQRGILATPSEKKRAALQQWYDQSFLLMFSGGILNITPAVVEEWAERYQAARARGKTPASMDSLIAATAAAHGLTVVTRNESDFEPLDVPLLNIWTTEEERE